The following proteins come from a genomic window of Corynebacterium hansenii:
- a CDS encoding catalase: MTSSKDIADQGLDTGTSNGPTTRLNGAPVSSEQHSVTTGPQGGVQIHDVHLIEKLSHFNRERIPERVVHAKGGGAFGELTITGDVSRYTKAGLFQPGAVTPMLARFSTVAGEQGSPDGWRDVRGFALKFYTDEGIYDLVGNNTPVFFIRDGIKFPDFIHSQKRLPDTGLRDANMQWDFWTSSPESAHQVTYLMGDRGIPKTWRNMDGFGSHTYQWINEAGERFWVKYHFKTRQGWDFLTDAEAEELVGRDTDHSRKDLFDAIERGDYPTWDVKVQIMPFDEAAGYRWNPFDLTKTWSQKDYPLIDVGHFTLNENPRNFFAQIEQAAFAPSNLVEGIGFSPDKMLLARAFAYADAHRYRLGANSDQLPVNCPTVQVNSFAQDGAATHRFADPKLPVHGSNAAGRGSQESGDHGDLGLWASEGEEPFRGAYVEHPEDDDFIQAGILVREVLDDAARDRLAGNIARAMAGVTPEVEERVYAYWTNVDEWLGAEVRKRFTAAK, from the coding sequence ATGACCTCCAGCAAGGACATCGCCGACCAGGGCCTGGACACGGGCACCTCCAACGGCCCGACCACCCGCCTCAACGGCGCCCCCGTCTCCTCCGAACAGCACTCCGTGACCACCGGCCCCCAGGGCGGCGTGCAGATCCACGACGTGCACCTCATCGAGAAGCTGTCCCACTTCAACCGCGAGCGCATCCCCGAGCGCGTCGTCCACGCCAAGGGCGGCGGCGCCTTCGGCGAGCTGACCATCACCGGCGACGTCTCCCGCTACACCAAGGCCGGCCTGTTCCAGCCCGGCGCCGTGACCCCGATGCTGGCCCGCTTTTCGACGGTCGCCGGCGAGCAGGGTTCGCCCGACGGGTGGCGCGACGTCCGCGGATTCGCGTTGAAGTTCTACACCGACGAGGGCATCTACGACCTGGTCGGCAACAACACCCCCGTGTTCTTCATCCGCGACGGCATCAAGTTCCCCGATTTCATCCACTCCCAGAAGCGCCTGCCCGACACCGGCCTGCGCGACGCCAACATGCAGTGGGACTTCTGGACTTCCTCGCCGGAGTCCGCCCACCAGGTCACCTACCTGATGGGCGACCGCGGCATCCCGAAGACCTGGCGCAACATGGACGGCTTCGGCTCGCACACCTACCAGTGGATCAACGAAGCCGGCGAGCGCTTCTGGGTGAAGTACCACTTCAAGACCCGCCAGGGCTGGGACTTCCTCACCGACGCCGAGGCCGAGGAACTCGTCGGCCGCGACACCGACCACTCCCGCAAGGACCTCTTCGACGCCATCGAGCGCGGCGACTACCCGACGTGGGACGTCAAGGTGCAGATCATGCCCTTCGACGAGGCCGCCGGGTACCGCTGGAACCCGTTCGACCTGACCAAGACCTGGTCACAGAAGGACTACCCGCTCATCGACGTCGGACACTTCACCCTGAACGAGAACCCGCGCAACTTCTTCGCGCAGATCGAGCAGGCCGCGTTCGCACCGTCGAACCTGGTCGAGGGCATCGGCTTCTCGCCCGACAAGATGCTGCTGGCCCGCGCCTTCGCCTACGCCGACGCGCACCGCTACCGCCTGGGCGCCAACTCCGACCAGCTGCCCGTCAACTGCCCGACGGTGCAGGTCAACTCCTTCGCGCAGGACGGTGCCGCCACCCACCGTTTCGCCGACCCGAAGCTGCCCGTCCACGGCTCCAACGCCGCCGGCCGCGGTTCCCAGGAGTCGGGTGACCACGGCGACCTCGGTCTGTGGGCCTCGGAGGGCGAGGAGCCGTTCCGCGGCGCGTACGTGGAGCACCCGGAGGACGACGACTTCATCCAGGCGGGCATCCTGGTCCGCGAGGTCCTCGATGACGCCGCCCGCGACCGCCTGGCCGGCAACATCGCCCGCGCCATGGCCGGCGTGACCCCGGAGGTCGAGGAGCGCGTCTACGCCTACTGGACCAACGTCGACGAGTGGCTCGGCGCGGAGGTGCGCAAGCGCTTCACCGCCGCCAAGTAG
- a CDS encoding monovalent cation/H(+) antiporter subunit G, translating to MAIGTVITAILFTFAVVGGSAYLLGAAVAMWRAPDALSRLNQLSAGVMVGVPLLVAGNLILEFDQGTLTVGKVLSALLAVVALLIVATVASEVLGRAVLGSRDGSSEDHSDRR from the coding sequence ATGGCCATCGGAACCGTGATCACCGCGATCCTGTTCACCTTCGCCGTAGTCGGCGGGTCGGCGTACCTGCTGGGGGCGGCGGTCGCGATGTGGCGCGCGCCGGACGCCCTGTCGCGCCTGAACCAGCTGTCCGCCGGCGTGATGGTCGGCGTGCCGCTGCTGGTGGCGGGCAATCTGATCCTGGAGTTCGATCAGGGGACGCTGACGGTGGGCAAGGTGCTAAGCGCCCTGCTGGCGGTGGTGGCGCTGCTGATCGTGGCCACCGTCGCGTCGGAGGTCCTCGGGCGGGCCGTGCTCGGCTCGCGGGACGGGTCGTCGGAGGACCACTCGGATCGGCGCTGA
- a CDS encoding monovalent cation/H+ antiporter complex subunit F, whose amino-acid sequence MSETLVHAVGGIGVALCSVAFLITVILVFRVKGNVSRAVMSDVAFFSMVGVFLTTALFRETAITFDIAMLAGLLGILSTVGLSRVISRGRR is encoded by the coding sequence ATGAGTGAAACCCTCGTGCACGCAGTCGGAGGCATCGGCGTCGCCCTGTGCTCCGTGGCTTTCCTGATCACCGTGATCCTGGTGTTCCGCGTGAAGGGCAACGTCTCGCGCGCGGTGATGTCGGACGTCGCGTTCTTCTCGATGGTCGGCGTGTTCCTGACCACCGCGCTGTTCCGCGAAACGGCCATCACGTTCGACATCGCCATGTTGGCGGGCCTGCTGGGCATCCTGTCGACCGTGGGCCTGTCACGCGTGATTTCGCGGGGAAGGAGGTAG
- a CDS encoding Na+/H+ antiporter subunit E produces the protein MSFLHIPLYSAWLVGQVISAATDVLVDAVRPRQKQKPILIGMPLRITTDNEIVGLSASITMTPGTLVCGTRSLEGGGRMFIVHVMFGEDLEAAYDALYDMEERMAPRVRDLPRPRAFVFEGYDATMHADPGARVGTAAETRDGLPDLPDGIRVVDDPMEEDVIPEQTADHRGGADDPTVDVVTHDSGDPDTDPDAGAAADRRRTPAKEADHE, from the coding sequence ATGAGCTTCCTGCACATACCCCTCTATTCGGCGTGGCTGGTCGGCCAGGTCATCTCGGCGGCCACCGACGTGCTCGTGGACGCCGTGCGGCCCCGGCAGAAGCAGAAGCCGATCCTGATCGGCATGCCGCTGCGCATCACCACCGACAACGAGATCGTCGGCCTGTCCGCGTCCATCACCATGACGCCGGGCACCCTGGTGTGCGGCACCAGGTCGCTGGAGGGCGGCGGGCGCATGTTCATCGTCCACGTCATGTTCGGCGAGGACCTGGAAGCCGCGTACGACGCCCTCTACGACATGGAGGAGCGCATGGCCCCGCGGGTCCGCGACCTGCCGCGGCCGCGGGCGTTCGTGTTCGAGGGCTACGACGCGACCATGCACGCGGACCCGGGCGCGCGCGTCGGCACGGCCGCCGAAACGCGCGACGGGCTGCCCGATCTGCCCGACGGCATCAGGGTCGTCGACGATCCGATGGAGGAAGACGTCATCCCGGAACAGACGGCGGACCACAGGGGCGGGGCGGATGACCCCACGGTGGACGTCGTCACGCACGACAGCGGCGACCCGGACACGGACCCGGACGCCGGCGCGGCGGCCGACCGGCGCCGCACGCCCGCGAAGGAGGCGGACCATGAGTGA
- a CDS encoding monovalent cation/H+ antiporter subunit D family protein, with translation MTGMSAETISALLPLLAIFPLLLAAIAAVLPWAPARVALSLATPAGMAAVAFALLYRVMESGPIGHNVGAFPGGVSIPFVADSFSLLMLGVAALVVFAGSWFAQAVGENKSRFFPALTLMMLSGMAGAFLTADLFNFFVFMEVMLLPSYGLIAVTGTWHRLAAGRSFVLVNLMTSTVLLVGVTLVYGSVGSVNIALLAGMASGGGPGAVALGLVVIALSVKAGLVPTHTWLPRTYPSTSPAVMAIFSAVHTKVAVYMLFRVYVVIVDMEPSWHWPIIALMAVSMMIGAYAGIAETTMRRVLAYQMVNGMPFILVVLAFTDGDAPAVLAAGIFYALHHMVTVGSLVLASGAIEETYGTGTLSRLSGLARRDQLVAWVFAAMAFSIVGFPPFSGVWGKVGVVFAAASSGDARSVVVIAVIVLASLGAMLAMIRVWRGVFWGRPMQGIDDDLHVRGGLVAPSAFLAVASSLMFVFAGVVAGWTGAAGDALVDVPAYVDAALGNPSEAISFGNLDNVREGATR, from the coding sequence ATGACCGGCATGTCCGCGGAGACCATCTCCGCCCTGCTGCCGCTGCTGGCCATCTTCCCGCTGCTGCTCGCGGCCATCGCCGCGGTGCTGCCGTGGGCGCCCGCGCGGGTGGCGCTGTCCCTGGCCACGCCGGCGGGCATGGCCGCGGTGGCGTTCGCGCTGCTGTACCGGGTGATGGAATCCGGGCCGATCGGCCACAACGTCGGCGCGTTCCCCGGCGGCGTGTCCATCCCCTTCGTCGCGGACTCGTTCTCGCTGCTCATGCTCGGCGTCGCCGCGCTGGTGGTCTTCGCCGGCTCCTGGTTCGCCCAGGCCGTCGGCGAGAACAAGTCGCGCTTCTTCCCCGCCCTGACGCTGATGATGCTGTCGGGCATGGCGGGGGCGTTCCTCACCGCCGACCTGTTCAACTTCTTCGTGTTCATGGAGGTGATGCTGCTGCCGTCGTACGGCCTCATCGCCGTGACGGGCACGTGGCACCGCCTCGCAGCCGGCCGCTCCTTCGTGCTGGTCAACCTGATGACGTCGACGGTCCTGCTGGTCGGCGTCACCCTGGTCTACGGTTCGGTCGGCTCGGTGAACATCGCGCTGCTGGCCGGCATGGCCTCCGGCGGCGGCCCGGGCGCGGTGGCGCTGGGCCTGGTGGTCATCGCGCTGAGCGTGAAGGCGGGCCTGGTGCCCACGCACACGTGGCTGCCGCGGACCTACCCGTCGACGTCGCCCGCGGTGATGGCGATCTTCTCGGCGGTGCACACCAAGGTCGCCGTGTACATGCTGTTCCGCGTGTACGTGGTCATCGTGGACATGGAGCCGTCGTGGCACTGGCCGATCATCGCGCTGATGGCGGTGTCGATGATGATCGGCGCCTACGCGGGCATCGCCGAGACGACGATGCGCCGCGTGCTGGCGTACCAGATGGTCAACGGCATGCCGTTCATCCTGGTGGTGCTGGCGTTCACCGACGGCGACGCGCCCGCGGTGCTGGCCGCCGGCATCTTCTACGCGCTGCACCACATGGTCACCGTCGGTTCGCTGGTGCTGGCCTCCGGCGCGATCGAGGAGACGTACGGTACCGGGACTCTTTCGCGCCTGTCCGGCCTGGCCCGCAGGGATCAGCTCGTGGCGTGGGTCTTCGCGGCGATGGCGTTCTCCATCGTCGGCTTCCCGCCGTTCTCCGGGGTGTGGGGCAAGGTCGGCGTCGTCTTCGCGGCGGCGTCCTCGGGCGACGCGCGCTCGGTCGTGGTCATCGCGGTCATCGTGCTGGCGTCGCTGGGCGCCATGCTGGCCATGATCCGCGTTTGGCGGGGCGTGTTCTGGGGCCGGCCGATGCAGGGCATCGACGATGACCTCCACGTCCGCGGCGGCCTGGTGGCCCCCTCCGCGTTCCTGGCGGTGGCGAGCTCTCTCATGTTCGTCTTCGCCGGCGTGGTCGCGGGCTGGACGGGCGCGGCCGGCGATGCGCTGGTCGACGTGCCCGCCTACGTCGACGCCGCGCTGGGCAACCCGTCCGAGGCGATTTCCTTCGGCAACCTCGACAACGTCCGGGAAGGGGCGACCCGATGA
- a CDS encoding cation:proton antiporter subunit C, translating to MIIALIAAVLAGGGAYLVLQRGMVRIIIGMTFISHAANLIILSTGVGAWRQEPLMARADADTAADPLPQAFVLTAIVITMAVTAFMLAMSALGRDDDTRIQEDREANAQLSTAGRGARRRRPADAGSGVGSIRHENYPPEDPQDGDR from the coding sequence ATGATCATCGCCCTCATCGCGGCCGTGCTGGCCGGCGGCGGCGCCTACCTGGTGCTGCAGCGCGGCATGGTGCGCATCATCATCGGGATGACGTTCATCTCGCACGCCGCCAACCTGATCATCCTGTCCACCGGCGTCGGCGCCTGGCGGCAGGAGCCGCTGATGGCCCGCGCGGACGCGGATACGGCGGCCGACCCGCTGCCGCAGGCGTTCGTGCTCACGGCCATCGTCATCACCATGGCGGTGACCGCCTTCATGCTGGCCATGTCGGCGCTGGGCCGCGACGACGACACCCGCATCCAGGAGGACCGGGAGGCCAACGCGCAACTGTCCACCGCGGGCCGCGGGGCCCGGCGCCGCCGCCCGGCCGACGCCGGCTCCGGGGTCGGTTCGATCCGCCACGAGAACTACCCGCCCGAGGACCCCCAGGACGGTGATCGCTGA
- a CDS encoding DUF4040 family protein — MTLISVPALVAVALALTPLFVKVLGRHAGWPIVAFFVAAIVQLARLAGGVLDGDAVTWGMTWAGALLPGGTGVDFALRLDPLSLVFALLALVIGSAVFVYSTAYLPPKGGTMSFYVLMTSFMLAVLLLVLADDVVLLFIGWELVSMASFLLIARSGSSGEAGSIRTLLLTFTGGLLLLAALGVAVWATGTTNLTELLAHEVWGTGPGANTGLTTTVAVLVALGAFTKAAQLPFQAWLPEAMAAATPVSAFLHAAAVVKAGIYLLLRFSTAFAHVQAWQILLIVVGMSTAVAAAVFAIQQTDLKRLVAYSTVSQLGWIVATIGVGTHFAIVAAVVHTLAHALFKSSLFMLAGTVDHQAGTRDIRRLGPLWRRMPWTFGSMVIGSASMAAIPPTLGFLSKEGMLEAFTEAPLADAGVVILLAAATIGAIATFTYSARLIFGAFVDGPRDVSEVREAPVALWLPAAVPGVLSLPLAFFVGPLLDGSLDAVARTVLGGDYHATHLKLWHGINVPLLISVGVLVAGVLLVLVRKRMNAALADRKLFPFTGVEALAFGTRAGARLGRVFAAISDSHAPTRHLLPMLSVIVVYAAAILIAPGLGGMELPDKVDGIDSWMDLIPLVVVVIGVIATMQARNRLQAAVLLGVTGTGVTLQVLLLGAPDVAMTQFLVEILTVVLMMLVLRHQPRAFSPTGRARRIVAAVVAVGVGLATFGAVWTLTGRRGKPEIAQWYLEEGPKITGENNVVNTILVEFRAFDTLGELAVLGMAGIATAAVVASMPRWQHHPGRPGPLPQPGLNSLPLRKLTKWMTPLLFGLSVIVLFRGGNEPGGGFNAALIGASSLMLMYLSHPDDRPLTKRNVPYLLSGFGVIVAIAIGFVGYLEGSFLAPLHGTVAGQHLTTALIFDVGVYLAVLGIVATALNHLGGPTRPGSPKTDDELGPKVTNRTGLNVPPLQNPDRADSPDPAPAPAGGANHGSTDDEEVRA, encoded by the coding sequence GTGACATTGATCAGCGTCCCCGCCCTGGTTGCGGTGGCGCTGGCCCTCACCCCCTTATTCGTGAAAGTGCTCGGCAGGCACGCCGGCTGGCCGATCGTGGCGTTTTTCGTCGCCGCGATCGTCCAGCTGGCGCGGCTGGCCGGCGGCGTCCTCGACGGGGATGCGGTCACGTGGGGGATGACGTGGGCCGGTGCGCTGCTGCCAGGCGGAACCGGGGTGGACTTCGCGCTCCGCCTCGACCCGCTATCCCTCGTGTTCGCCCTGCTCGCGCTGGTGATCGGTTCCGCGGTATTCGTGTACTCGACCGCGTACCTGCCGCCGAAGGGCGGCACCATGAGCTTCTACGTCCTCATGACGTCGTTCATGCTGGCCGTGCTGCTGCTCGTCCTCGCCGACGACGTGGTGCTGCTGTTCATCGGCTGGGAGCTGGTGTCCATGGCGTCCTTCCTGCTCATCGCCCGATCCGGCTCCAGCGGCGAGGCGGGGTCGATCCGCACCCTGCTGCTGACGTTCACCGGCGGCCTGCTGCTGCTCGCCGCGCTGGGCGTCGCCGTATGGGCGACGGGCACCACCAACCTGACCGAGCTGCTGGCCCACGAGGTGTGGGGCACCGGCCCGGGCGCCAACACCGGACTGACCACGACGGTCGCGGTGCTGGTGGCGCTCGGCGCGTTCACCAAGGCCGCCCAGCTGCCGTTCCAGGCCTGGCTGCCGGAGGCCATGGCGGCGGCGACGCCGGTGTCCGCCTTCCTGCACGCAGCTGCGGTGGTCAAGGCCGGCATTTACCTGCTCCTGCGCTTTTCGACGGCCTTCGCCCACGTGCAGGCATGGCAGATCCTGCTGATCGTCGTGGGCATGTCCACCGCCGTCGCGGCGGCAGTGTTCGCCATCCAGCAGACGGACCTCAAGCGCCTGGTCGCCTACTCGACGGTGTCCCAGCTCGGCTGGATCGTCGCGACCATCGGCGTGGGCACCCACTTCGCCATCGTCGCCGCGGTGGTCCACACCCTGGCGCACGCCCTGTTCAAGTCCTCGCTGTTCATGCTCGCGGGCACCGTCGACCATCAGGCCGGCACCCGCGACATCCGCCGCCTGGGCCCGCTGTGGCGCCGCATGCCGTGGACCTTCGGGTCGATGGTCATCGGTTCGGCGTCGATGGCCGCGATCCCGCCGACGCTGGGCTTCCTGTCCAAGGAAGGCATGCTCGAGGCGTTCACCGAGGCGCCGCTGGCCGACGCCGGCGTGGTCATCCTGCTGGCCGCGGCGACCATCGGCGCGATCGCGACGTTCACGTACTCGGCGCGCCTGATCTTCGGCGCGTTCGTCGACGGCCCCCGCGACGTTTCCGAGGTCCGCGAGGCCCCCGTCGCCCTGTGGCTGCCGGCCGCCGTCCCCGGCGTGCTGTCGCTGCCGCTGGCCTTCTTCGTCGGCCCGCTTCTCGACGGGTCCCTCGACGCGGTCGCCCGCACCGTTCTCGGCGGCGACTACCACGCCACCCACCTGAAGCTGTGGCACGGGATCAACGTGCCGCTGCTCATCTCTGTGGGCGTGCTCGTCGCCGGCGTGCTGCTGGTGCTGGTGCGCAAGCGGATGAACGCCGCCCTCGCCGACCGCAAGCTGTTCCCCTTCACCGGCGTCGAGGCGCTGGCGTTCGGCACCCGCGCCGGCGCGCGCCTGGGCCGCGTCTTCGCGGCCATCTCCGATTCCCACGCGCCCACCCGCCACCTGCTGCCCATGCTGTCGGTCATCGTGGTCTACGCCGCGGCGATCCTGATCGCGCCCGGCCTCGGCGGCATGGAGCTGCCCGACAAGGTCGACGGCATCGACTCCTGGATGGACCTGATCCCGCTGGTGGTCGTGGTCATCGGCGTCATCGCGACCATGCAGGCCCGCAACCGCCTGCAGGCCGCGGTGCTGCTGGGCGTCACCGGCACGGGCGTGACCCTGCAGGTGCTGCTGCTCGGCGCCCCCGACGTAGCCATGACGCAGTTCCTGGTGGAGATCCTCACCGTCGTGCTGATGATGCTGGTGCTGCGCCACCAGCCGCGCGCCTTCTCCCCCACCGGCCGCGCCCGCCGCATCGTCGCGGCGGTCGTCGCCGTCGGCGTGGGGCTGGCGACGTTCGGTGCGGTGTGGACCCTCACGGGCCGGCGCGGCAAGCCGGAGATCGCCCAGTGGTACCTCGAGGAGGGCCCGAAGATCACCGGCGAGAACAACGTCGTCAACACGATCCTCGTCGAGTTCCGCGCCTTCGATACTTTGGGCGAGCTCGCGGTGCTGGGCATGGCGGGCATCGCGACGGCCGCCGTGGTGGCCTCGATGCCGCGCTGGCAGCACCACCCGGGACGGCCGGGGCCGCTGCCGCAGCCGGGGCTGAATTCGCTGCCGCTGCGCAAGCTGACCAAGTGGATGACGCCGCTGCTGTTCGGCCTGTCCGTCATCGTCCTGTTCCGCGGCGGCAACGAGCCGGGCGGCGGCTTCAACGCCGCGCTGATCGGCGCGTCGTCGCTGATGCTCATGTACCTGTCCCACCCGGACGACCGCCCGCTGACCAAGCGCAACGTCCCGTACCTGCTCAGCGGCTTCGGCGTGATCGTGGCCATCGCCATCGGCTTCGTCGGTTACCTGGAGGGCTCCTTCCTGGCGCCGCTGCACGGCACCGTCGCCGGGCAGCACCTGACGACGGCATTGATCTTCGACGTCGGCGTGTACCTGGCGGTGCTGGGCATCGTGGCCACGGCGCTGAACCACCTGGGCGGCCCGACCCGCCCCGGCTCCCCGAAGACGGACGACGAGCTCGGGCCGAAGGTCACCAATCGCACCGGCCTGAACGTCCCGCCGCTGCAGAATCCCGATCGGGCGGACTCCCCCGACCCCGCCCCGGCACCCGCCGGCGGCGCGAATCACGGTTCCACCGACGACGAGGAGGTGCGGGCATGA
- a CDS encoding metallophosphoesterase encodes MKQAAKVAGAIVGGLGLAGAATFLYANQIELKAFRVKRVRVPALPAGHAPMRILHVTDFHMTRSQRKKQRWIAGLDALEPDLVVNTGDNLGGADAVPGVLTALGPLLNRPGVFVFGTNDYFGPKPLNPLRYLTGKKRRPSTEKLPWEGMRAAFIEHGWRDATHRRLEFVAGGVRLAVTGVDDPHHELDDYDLVAGPPNADADLAIGLSHSPEPHVLDRFAEDGYDLVMSGHTHGGQVCLPFERAIVTNCGIDRSRASGLSRWTERTWLHVSNGLGTSPYAPVRLFCPPSATLIEVVPRD; translated from the coding sequence GTGAAGCAAGCGGCCAAGGTCGCCGGCGCAATCGTCGGGGGCCTGGGGCTGGCGGGGGCGGCGACGTTCCTGTACGCCAACCAGATCGAGCTGAAGGCGTTCCGCGTCAAGCGCGTGCGGGTGCCCGCCCTGCCCGCGGGGCATGCCCCGATGCGGATCCTGCACGTCACCGACTTCCACATGACCCGATCGCAGCGGAAGAAGCAGCGCTGGATCGCCGGGCTGGACGCGCTGGAGCCGGACCTGGTGGTCAACACCGGCGACAACCTCGGCGGCGCGGATGCCGTGCCCGGCGTCCTGACGGCCCTGGGCCCGCTGCTGAATCGGCCGGGCGTGTTCGTGTTCGGCACCAACGACTACTTCGGGCCGAAGCCGCTGAATCCGCTGCGCTACCTGACCGGCAAAAAGCGCCGCCCCTCCACCGAGAAGCTGCCGTGGGAGGGCATGCGCGCGGCGTTCATCGAGCACGGGTGGCGCGACGCGACGCACCGGCGCCTGGAGTTCGTCGCCGGCGGCGTGCGCCTGGCCGTCACCGGCGTCGACGACCCGCACCACGAACTCGACGACTACGACCTGGTGGCGGGCCCGCCGAACGCCGACGCGGACCTGGCGATCGGCCTGTCCCACTCCCCCGAGCCGCACGTGCTCGACCGTTTCGCCGAGGACGGCTACGACCTGGTCATGTCCGGCCACACGCACGGCGGCCAGGTGTGCCTGCCGTTCGAGCGGGCGATCGTGACCAACTGCGGCATCGACCGGTCGCGCGCGTCGGGCCTGTCGCGGTGGACCGAGCGGACGTGGCTGCACGTCTCCAACGGCCTGGGCACGTCGCCGTACGCGCCGGTGCGGCTGTTCTGCCCGCCGTCGGCGACGCTGATCGAGGTCGTGCCGCGGGACTAA
- a CDS encoding GatB/YqeY domain-containing protein, whose protein sequence is MSELKATIISDMTAAMKARDKDTVGALRMLKAAIQTEEVSGSKHELTDAEVLKVIEREIKKRRESAEMYAENGRQELADNELAEAEVFARYQPKQLDDDELAALVDGAVAEVCGDEPASMKQMGQIMKAAQAKAAGRVDGKRLSGAVKERLQG, encoded by the coding sequence ATGAGCGAACTCAAGGCAACCATCATCTCCGACATGACCGCCGCCATGAAGGCCCGCGACAAGGACACCGTCGGCGCACTGCGCATGCTCAAGGCCGCGATCCAGACCGAGGAGGTCTCCGGATCCAAGCACGAGCTGACGGACGCGGAAGTGCTGAAGGTCATCGAGCGGGAAATCAAGAAGCGCCGCGAGTCCGCCGAGATGTACGCCGAGAACGGCCGCCAGGAGCTGGCGGACAACGAGCTCGCGGAGGCCGAGGTCTTCGCCCGCTACCAGCCGAAGCAGCTTGACGACGACGAGCTCGCCGCACTGGTCGACGGCGCCGTCGCCGAGGTGTGCGGGGATGAGCCGGCGTCGATGAAGCAGATGGGGCAGATCATGAAGGCGGCGCAGGCCAAGGCCGCCGGCCGCGTCGACGGCAAGCGCCTGTCCGGCGCCGTGAAGGAACGGCTGCAGGGCTAA